From a region of the Labrus mixtus chromosome 5, fLabMix1.1, whole genome shotgun sequence genome:
- the clip1a gene encoding CAP-Gly domain-containing linker protein 1 isoform X5, with translation MSTAKPTGIKAPSKITKPGTGAPKTNPGTAGAKVASDKSAASASGGDDQSGGENFQVGDRVWVNGNKPGYIQFLGETQFAPGQWAGIVLDEAIGKNDGSVAGVRYFQCEALRGIFTRPSKLSLTEGEANGTQTAPPSRASSPTPSVGSVASHTPATKSALPTTTATKKASTATAATPATPATPSSNLARTNSESVSNLSETGSVKKGERELKMGDRVLVGGTKAGVVRFLGETDFAKGEWCGVELDEPLGKNDGAVAGTRYFQCQPRYGLFAPVHKVTRIGFPSTTPAKAKTTVRKVVATPTGLKRSPSASSISTMSSVTSSVSAKPSRTGLLTETSSRYNRKISGTTALQEALKEKQQHIEQLMAERDMERAEVAKATSHAGEMEQEIGLLRVDQEQMEAKMDQLRALVEAADKDKVELVNQLEEERRKVEDLQFRVEEACITKGDLEVATVSEKSRIMELERDLTLRKREVADLQLRLGTQQGSEDSNAALSPLLEEITSLRDQLASQEVKQQEELAKYKEKLEGQEKSHAEAVAQIQAASVKISGDKEQLQMQLSQAEKENAESIDQWRSKLESAVASHQQAMEELKLSFSKGAGAQAEELVETKSALEKLKLGHQLALDEAGSKHQASAAAWTQEKQALKAQLLSLTEDKERLEDSLRSSVDKTEEQHLVEMEDVLGKLHAAEIRVKELEEKEAKSAQEAQDKEKETKEQIAEMVALRSQVAQGNQEVETLKSQLGAVQSQGTNQDAKVSELSSQLESRQQEVLSLQKSLTTTQQEKDSLEEELGGLKQKLTESTEQQTSSSKTMQETLEKLSKKEEQCTSLTTESESLRSQLSGLERKLKATDEKLEQLSQDKSKLENDISDMMKATGDSSVQLTKMNEDLKLKERRLEELQSQLSEEKENVARLDEQLKQEQSRKEQELKDTRETHQSERSSLQEKITNLENTVKQSQTQVEELKASHQKATSEASELHVKELDVLKGQVDKLKQELTSSKNKTQELEKSVSELQPYKEQAQCLSAELDSSKHDVEHLRKKLENQSLDLEKRCKEIGDVKAEKDNMKKQLSDLQTKLSALEKSHQELSVQNEELILTRDKLSKTQEELLTDKKRSDEEKVSLDKELEKLKSCLQEVQTENKKLKHVEGEHQAQIEELQSKNAKIEDSLLKHQQDIKQTEAKNKQLLEDYEDSCKERSRLEEDLNESKSKLTCEKDNLILERDSARNAKKSLDAKNAKLQEKIKSLNLEKEDLTMKNTQLQALTETLTKEKSEMSNEISAAASDIKSLETLKEELQNKLSATKKDLESSARECEELKASKMSLTQMLEEFKTSSQVTDSERLHLLQEKENLLAIQRKVCNEKEELLSEVEDIKEKLQATTQQLSQSNEKFKEALSSFEEEKKTFQQQNSETEMALHAVRKEKMSVDSALEQQKMDYERLAGEKAELEEKHTKIISEKTALSLERDKLASDIRNTKDQLDSFSKANAVCNQEQSNLTTMLEESKRQNEEVEAAITSLKQEKRDLQNELQKQKSDIDILEKDKTDLVQEQTKLKKDYEKSHSEFVQQVENLTKDCQRLQTLQTEAEQKVQSSQKENQALLQEIQELKSQTESVSEAKVLLETQLKAESGERSKVMSDKDGLSKLIEELQKKLSSVTQENKEISSNLKNVDEQKKSLVADMEALKTQLKQQEEDGRQLTVDKEQLLSKLEEMGKQMSSLTAEKEDLLAGRCKLEQDISSIHQNEESWLSERSRLLGEIEKLHASQKQLEADVNRYKDEFAEQHNNNAELHAKRDVCEAERNEAIQQVGQLESKLKNAISKQLEAVEASGKTAEALEQLTKEKSSLMQEKNKAESMLKELRSSKQEVETQLKQLKEENSKYQEDLNVSKEQLCTETQRTKSLCQEIEELKEAVSVKTQSLQSLQDDNSKLTQELDSKHKGQSDVIKLKDEHSKLKKQLKEMKQSLPHNAFSESTLKEKFDKEKGALQQSINKNSALVSEKDQQVENLKSELAVLRGESASVKTLQGTMQALEQDKANLQERVQRLEKDLKSGPENTNKSSGDAVLDQLREDKETAESQVCIEFLNSVIVDLQRKNQEQKEKLEKMAEAALNGNNPSELDNYDSHDKEPVKKKLPPRLFCDICDCFDLHDTEDCPTQTQMPDSPEHSTFHGTKGEERPYCDICEVFGHWTDSCNDDQTF, from the exons ATGAGCACAGCTAAGCCCACAGGGATCAAAGCGCCCAGCAAGATAACTAAACCTGGGACAGGAGCCCCCAAGACCAACCCCGGCACAG CAGGCGCTAAAGTTGCGTCAGACAAATCAGCTGCAAGTGCCAGTGGAGGAGATGACCAGAGCGGCGGCGAGAACTTCCAGGTTGGGGATCGAGTATGGGTGAATGGGAATAAGCCCGGCTACATCCAGTTTTTGGGAGAGACACAGTTTGCCCCGGGGCAATGGGCAGGGATTGTACTCGATGAGGCAATTGGGAAAAATGACGGGTCGGTGGCAGGGGTGCGGTACTTCCAGTGTGAAGCACTACGAGGAATATTCACACGTCCATCCAAGTTGTCTCTCACTGAAGGGGAGGCTAATGGAACTCAGACAGCACCACCCTCCCGTGCTTCATCTCCCACTCCGTCGGTTGGTAGTGTGGCCTCACATACACCTGCCACCAAATCAGCATTACCAACTACAACTGCAACCAAGAAGGCCTCTACCGCCACAGCAGCTACACCAGCTACGCCGGCTACACCATCCTCCAACCTCGCACGCACAAACAGTGAATCTGTGTCCAACCTCTCGGAGACTGGATCAGTGAAGAAGGGGGAACGGGAACTGAAGATGGGCGATAGAGTACTG GTTGGTGGTACAAAGGCAGGAGTGGTACGTTTCCTTGGAGAAACAGATTTTGCAAAAGGCGAGTGGTGCGGAGTGGAGTTGGATGAGCCCTTAGGAAAGAATGATGGGGCAGTTGCAGGCACAAG ATATTTCCAGTGCCAGCCCAGGTATGGCTTATTTGCTCCTGTGCATAAAGTCACACGCATTGGCTTCCCTTCCACCACACCAgccaaagcaaaaacaacagtACGAAAAGTGGTGGCCACACCGACAGGGCTAAAGCGCAGCCCTAGTGCCTCCTCCATCAGTACCATGAgctctgtgacatcatcagtcagCGCAAAGCCCAGTCGCACAGGCCTG TTAACAGAGACATCATCACGCTACAATCGTAAGATTTCGGGCACCACGGCCCTGCAGGAGGCTCTgaaggagaagcagcagcacaTTGAGCAGCTGATGGCTGAGAGGGACATGGAAAGAGCAGAGGTTGCCAAGGCGACCAGCCACGCCGGAGAGATGGAGCAAGAAATCGGCCTTCTCAGAGTCGATCAGGAGCAG ATGGAGGCTAAGATGGACCAGTTACGTGCCTTGGTAGAAGctgcagacaaagacaaagtggaGCTGGTGaatcagctggaggaggagcgtAG GAAGGTGGAGGACCTTCAGTTCCGCGTAGAGGAAGCTTGCATTACCAAAGGAGACCTGGAG GTTGCAACAGTGTCAGAAAAATCCCGTATTATGGAGCTTGAGAGGGACCTTACACTGCGAAAAAGAGAAGTAGCTGACCTGCAGCTGCGTCTCGGCACCCAGCAGGGCTCTGAAGACTCAAACGCGGCTCTTTCTCCCCTTCTGGAAGAGATCACCTCTCTGAGGGATCAGCTGGCTTCCCAAGAAGTCAAGCAGCAAGAAGAGCTGGCTAAATATAAGGAGAAGCTAGAAGGTCAAGAAAAGAGCCACGCTGAGGCTGTCGCCCAAATTCAGGCTGCATCTGTAAAGATCTCTGGTGACAAGGAGCAGCTCCAGATGCAGTTAAGTCAAGCTGAGAAGGAGAATGCTGAAAGTATTGATCAGTGGCGGTCCAAGTTGGAGTCTGCTGTCGCCTCTCACCAGCAAGCCATGGAGGAGCTGAAGTTGTCTTTCAGCAAAGGTGCAGGAGCTCAGGCAGAAGAACTTGTAGAAACTAAAAGTGCTCTAGAGAAGCTGAAGTTAGGGCACCAGTTGGCTCTAGACGAGGCTGGATCCAAACATCAAGCTAGTGCTGCTGCTTGGACTCAGGAGAAGCAGGCGCTGAAGGCACAGCTGCTGTCTTTGACTGAGGACAAGGAGCGACTGGAGGACTCACTGCGGTCCAGTGTGGACAAAACCGAAGAGCAGCACCTTGTGGAGATGGAGGATGTTCTCGGGAAGCTTCATGCTGCTGAAATTAGGGTTAAGGAGCTCGAGGAGAAAGAAGCGAAATCAGCGCAGGAGGCCCAAGATAAGGAGAAAGAAACCAAAGAGCAGATTGCAGAAATGGTGGCTCTGCGCAGTCAGGTAGCACAAGGTAACCAGGAGGTTGAGACCCTGAAGAGTCAGTTAGGGGCGGTTCAGAGCCAGGGAACCAACCAGGATGCAAAG GTGAGTGAATTGAGCTCTCAGCTGGAGAGCAGACAGCAAGAAGTGCTCTCTTTACAGAAGAGTCTGACCACCACCCAGCAGGAGAAGGACTCCCTGGAAGAGGAGCTCGGAGGCTTG AAACAAAAGCTGACTGAAAGCACAGAGCAGCAGACTAGTTCATCTAAAACTATGCAAG AAACACTTGAGAAGCTCAGTAAGAAAGAGGAGCAGTGCACATCCCTGACCACAGAATCCGAGTCTCTCAGGAGTCAGCTTTCTG GGCTGGAAAGGAAACTGAAGGCCACAGATGAAAAGCTTGAGCAGCTATCACAGGACAAAAGCAAGCTGGAAAATGACATTTCAGACATGATGAAGGCAACTGGTGATAGTTCAGTACAGCTGACCAAAATGAATGAAGACCTCAAGCTGAAAGAAAG GAGGCTTGAGGAGTTACAGAGTCAACTgtcagaggagaaggagaatgTGGCACGCTTGGATGAACAACTCAAGCAGGAACAATCTCGCAAGGAGCAGGAGCTGAAAGACACCAGAGAAACACATCAGTCTGAAAGAAGCAGCCTTCAGGAGAAGATCACAAACTTG GAGAATACTGTTAAACAGAGTCAGACTCAGGTTGAGGAGCTGAAGGCCTCACACCAGAAAGCGACCTCTGAAGCCTCTGAGCTCCACGTGAAGGAGCTTGATGTGCTGAAAGGTCAGGTTGACAAGTTGAAGCAGGAGCTCACCTCCTCAAAGAACAAAACCCAGGAGCTGGAGAAGTCGGTGTCTGAGCTTCAGCCATACAAGGAACAAGCTCAG TGTCTTTCTGCTGAGCTTGACTCCTCCAAGCATGACGTTGAACATTTGCGCAAAAAACTGGAAAACCAGAGTCTAGATCTGGAAAAAAGGTGTAAGGAGATTGGGGATGTTAAGGCAGAgaaagacaatatgaagaaacAGCTCTCAGATTTGCAAACGAAGCTCTCTGCCCTCGAGAAGAGTCACCAGGAGCTTTCAGTCCAAAATGAAGAACTCATATTAACCAGAGATAAGCTATCCAAAACTCAGGAGGAACTACTCACCGACAAAAAGCGGTCAGATGAAGAAAAGGTTTCTTTGGACAAGGAGCTTGAGAAGCTCAAAAGTTGTCTTCAGGAGGTgcagactgaaaacaaaaaactgaaacatgttgaaggTGAACACCAAGCCCAGATTGAGGAGCTTCAAAGCAAAAATGCAAAGATTGAAGACTCGCTGCTAAAGCATCAACAGGACATCAAGCAAACTGAGGCTAAAAATAAGCAACTCCTCGAGGACTATGAAGATTCCTGCAAAGAGAGGAGTCGCCTTGAAGAAGATCTCAATGAAAGCAAGTCGAAGCTCACGTGTGAGAAGGACAATCTCATTTTAGAGAGAGATTCTGccagaaatgcaaagaaatctCTTGATGCAAAGAATGCTAAGTTGCAGGAAAAGATTAAATCCTTGAACTTAGAAAAAGAAGATCTCACGATGAAGAATACCCAGCTGCAGGCTCTCACAGAAACACTGACTAAAGAGAAGTCAGAGATGTCCAATGAAATCAGTGCTGCTGCGTCGGATATAAAGAGCCTGGAGACCCTGAAGGAGGAGCTCCAGAACAAGCTCAGTGCCACAAAGAAAGATTTGGAGAGCTCCGCCCGCGAATGTGAAGAACTCAAAGCCTCAAAAATGAGCTTGACCCAGATGCTGGAGGAGTTCAAGACGAGCAGCCAGGTGACTGATTCTGAGAGGCTTCACCTTCTGCAGGAGAAAGAGAACCTACTTGCAATCCAGAGAAAAGTCTGCAACGAGAAGGAAGAGCTCCTCAGTGAGGTAGAAGACATAAAAGAGAAGCTACAAGCCACAACACAGCAGTTGTCTCAGTCCAATGAGAAATTTAAAGAAGCACTTTCATCTtttgaagaagagaagaagacattTCAGCAGCAGAATTCTGAAACGGAGATGGCTCTTCATGctgtgagaaaagaaaagatgagcgTGGATTCAGCGCTAGAGCAGCAGAAGATGGATTACGAGCGTTTGGCAGGAGAGAAGGCAGAActagaagagaaacacacaaaaatcatATCTGAAAAAACTGCTCTTTCTCTCGAGCGGGATAAACTAGCTAGTGATATCCGAAACACCAAGGACCAGTTGGACAGTTTCTCCAAAGCGAACGCTGTCTGTAATCAAGAACAGTCTAATTTAACAACAATGCTGGAAGAGTCAAAACGACAAAATGAAGAGGTGGAAGCAGCGATCACATCTTTGAAGCAAGAAAAAAGGGACCTACAAAATgaactgcagaaacaaaaatcGGACATTGACATtcttgaaaaagacaaaactgaccTGGTTCAAGAGCAGACAAAACTGAAAAAGGATTATGAGAAGTCTCATTCAGAATTTGTTCAACAGGTTGAAAACCTCACAAAGGATTGTCAGCGTCTGCAAACACTGCAGACTGAAGCCGAACAGAAAGTTCAGTCGTCGCAGAAAGAGAACCAGGCGCTGCTGCAGGAGATCCAGGAGTTAAAAAGTCAGACTGAATCAGTGTCAGAGGCCAAGGTCCTTCTGGAGACCCAGTTAAAGGCTGAGTCTGGTGAAAGGAGTAAAGTGATGTCTGACAAGGACGGTCTTTCCAAACTAATtgaagagctgcagaaaaagtTGTCCAGTGTCAcgcaagaaaacaaagagatctCATCCAACCTGAAGAATGTTGATGAGCAGAAGAAGTCTTTGGTGGCCGATATGGAGGCATTGAAAACACAACTGAAGCAGCAAGAAGAAGACGGTCGTCAGTTGACAGTAGATAAAGAGCAGCTGCTGTCGAAGCTCGAGGAGATGGGCAAACAGATGAGCTCCCTGACTGCAGAGAAGGAGGACCTCTTAGCCGGAAGATGTAAATTGGAGCAAGATATTTCTTCCATTCACCAAAATGAGGAAAGCTGGCTCTCCGAACGCTCTAGACTCCTTGGAGAGATAGAAAAGTTGCATGCTAGCCAGAAACAACTAGAGGCTGACGTCAACCGATACAAGGATGAGTTTGCAGAGCAGCACAACAATAATGCAGAACTTCATGCAAAGAGAGACGTCTGCGAGGCGGAGAGAAATGAAGCCATCCAGCAAGTCGGGCAGCTCGAATCCAAACTCAAAAATGCCATTTCTAAGCAGCTTGAG GCGGTAGAGGCCTCTGGCAAGACTGCTGAGGCTCTCGAACAGCTGACAAAAGAGAAATCCAGTTTGATGCAGGAGAAGAACAAAGCCGAGTCGATGCTGAAGGAGCTGAGGAGCTCTAAGCAGGAGGTGGAGACTCAG ctcAAACAATTGAAGGAAGAGAATTCAAAGTACCAAGAAGATCTGAATGTATCGAAAGAGCAGCTTTGCACCGAAACTCAGAGGACGAAGAGTCTGTGCCAGGAGAT CGAGGAGCTCAAAGAAGCCGTTTCTGTGAAGACACAGTCCCTGCAGTCGCTGCAAGATGACAACAGCAAGCTGACGCAGGAGCTGGACAGCAAACACAAAGGCCAGAGTGACGTCATCAAG CTCAAAGATGAGCACTCCAAACTCAAGAAACAGCTGAAAGAGATGAAGCAAAG CCTGCCACATAACGCCTTCAG TGAGAGCACCTTGAAGGAGAAGTTTGACAAGGAGAAGGGCGCCCTCCAACAGTCCATCAATAAAAACAGTGCCTTAGTATCAGAGAAGGACCAGCAGGTGGAAAACCTGAAGAGTGAG CTGGCTGTACTGCGAGGGGAAAGTGCCTCCGTTAAGACTCTGCAGGGTACAATGCAGGCCTTGGAGCAGGACAAGGCTAATCTACAGGAGCGAGTCCAGAGACTGGAGAAGGACCTGAAATCAGGCCCTGAAAACACTAACAAGTCCTCAG